The following are encoded together in the Echeneis naucrates chromosome 9, fEcheNa1.1, whole genome shotgun sequence genome:
- the coq5 gene encoding 2-methoxy-6-polyprenyl-1,4-benzoquinol methylase, mitochondrial gives MAASMRPLVRRVIRLSGTSVSVHPGGVSALSRCCRCFSGDTNTHFGFETVPEAEKAKRVYKVFENVAQKYDLMNDAMSLGVHRLWKDQLLHVMHPQPGARLLDVAGGTGDIAFRFLEYVRSQQERQKRRAARSTQTPSWQDISNDYSKEDLERPRESTAVVCDINKEMLKVGKQKADSIGVSAGLSWVVGDAEELPFDDDQFDIYTIAFGIRNVTHIDQALQEALRVLKPGGRFMCLEFSKVTNPVLARLYDIYSFQMIPVLGEVIAGDWKSYQYLVESIRKFPDQEEFKHMIEEAGFCSVQYFNFTGGVVALHSGFKL, from the exons atggctgcCTCCATGAGACCTCTGGTCCGGAGGGTGATCCGTCTCTCCGGCACCAGCGTGTCCGTCCACCCCGGAGGAGTTTCGGCTCTGTCCCGCTGCTGTCGATGTTTCAGcggagacacaaacacacacttcgGCTTCGAGACGGTTCCGGAGGCGGAGAAAGCGAAGAGAG tgTATAAGGTGTTTGAGAATGTGGCCCAGAAATACGACTTAATGAATGACGCCATGAGTCTGGGAGTTCATCGACTATGGAAGGACCAGCTGCTGCACGTTATGCACCCGCAGCCTGGTGCGCGGCTCCTGGATGTGGCGGGTGGGACAG GCGACATCGCCTTCCGTTTCCTGGAGTATGTCCGTTCTCAGCAGGAGCGGCAAAAGCGGCGGGCGGCGCGGTCGACGCAGACCCCGTCGTGGCAGGACATTTCCAACGACTACTCCAAAGAGGATTTGGAGCGGCCCCGGGAGTCCACGGCTGTGGTCTGTGACATAAACAAGGAGATGCTGAAAGTGGGCAAGCAGAAAGCTGACAGCATTGGCGTCAGTGCTG GACTCTCGTGGGTGGTTGGGGATGCAGAGGAGCTGCCCTTTGATGACGACCAGTTTGATATTTACACCATCGCCTTTGGCATTCGCAACGTCACTCATATCGATCAG gcACTTCAAGAGGCTCTGCGGGTCCTGAAGCCTGGCGGCAGGTTCATGTGTTTAGAGTTCAGCAAAGTGACAAATCCCGTGTTGGCAAG GCTTTATGACATATACAGTTTCCAGATGATCCCAGTTCTGGGAGAGGTGATTGCTGGAGACTGGAAGTCCTACCAGTATCTGGTGGAGAGTATCCGCAAGTTCCCCGACCAG GAGGAGTTCAAACATATGATCGAAGAAGCCGGTTTCTGCAGCGTGCAGTACTTCAACTTCACCGGAGGAGTGGTCGCTCTTCACTCTGGCTTCAAGCTGTGA